From Humisphaera borealis, the proteins below share one genomic window:
- a CDS encoding sugar transferase has translation MRLVDPKPAALPVRAALAEPDLVPAGQALPGNAAGRTIWGFDALQLHNRYWASFGVQVVRQGEPSEIVTHAELYLLTDPNTLTLFRLSRLMDTLNWVEPTALFVRLHDANERGYRENTVVDADGKFVRFQRVYAASRSQTRIVLTPDREVAQLWQSSPDPQTAWRRLRRFAKRIERATSSIDGNVYDRHDERDTTWFVHDLLQVWKHPDTTVMRARKVEVSRGATVWRDAQCKVDPGATFIGPVWVGAGRIVPAGQTVIGPAVVWDDPSRRPVNDVISWLNIEPRDIPEDPQVRDSSLFGKAVKRTFDIILALIGMICSAPIYPFVLLAIWLEDGRPFFFGHTRETLHSREFKCWKFRSMRKDAEKMKAELKAKNQADGPQFFMENDPRLTRVGRFLRKYNLDEFPQFWNVLVGDMSFVGPRPSPRAENQYCPAWREARLSVRPGITGLWQVNRTRRAGTDFQEWIKFDIEYVERRSFWLDIVIIWKTFANVFFKISRK, from the coding sequence ATGAGGCTCGTCGATCCCAAACCCGCCGCGCTCCCCGTCCGGGCGGCCCTCGCCGAGCCGGACCTGGTGCCGGCAGGCCAAGCCCTGCCCGGCAACGCCGCCGGCCGCACCATCTGGGGTTTTGACGCGCTTCAGCTTCATAACCGTTACTGGGCAAGTTTCGGCGTGCAGGTCGTCCGCCAGGGCGAACCGAGCGAGATCGTCACCCACGCCGAGCTCTACCTCCTCACCGACCCGAACACGCTCACGCTTTTCCGCCTGTCCCGGCTGATGGACACCCTGAACTGGGTCGAACCGACAGCGTTGTTCGTCCGGCTGCATGACGCCAATGAGCGCGGCTACCGCGAGAACACCGTCGTCGATGCCGACGGCAAGTTCGTCCGCTTCCAGCGCGTCTACGCCGCGTCGCGCAGCCAGACGCGCATCGTCCTGACACCCGATCGCGAAGTAGCCCAGCTCTGGCAGTCGTCGCCCGATCCGCAGACCGCCTGGCGTCGGCTCCGCCGGTTCGCCAAGCGCATCGAGCGGGCCACCTCCAGCATCGACGGCAACGTCTACGACCGGCACGACGAGCGCGACACCACCTGGTTCGTGCACGACCTCCTTCAGGTCTGGAAACACCCGGATACCACGGTCATGCGTGCCCGCAAGGTCGAGGTCAGCCGCGGGGCGACCGTCTGGCGCGACGCCCAGTGCAAGGTCGATCCCGGCGCGACATTCATCGGCCCGGTCTGGGTCGGTGCTGGCCGCATCGTCCCGGCCGGCCAGACCGTGATCGGCCCCGCCGTCGTCTGGGACGACCCCTCGCGCCGCCCGGTCAACGATGTCATCTCCTGGCTGAACATCGAGCCGCGCGACATCCCCGAAGACCCGCAGGTGCGTGATTCCTCCCTCTTCGGCAAGGCGGTCAAGCGAACGTTCGACATCATCCTGGCCCTGATCGGCATGATCTGCTCGGCACCGATATACCCGTTCGTCCTGCTGGCGATCTGGCTCGAAGACGGCCGGCCTTTCTTCTTCGGGCACACCCGTGAGACGCTGCATTCGCGTGAGTTCAAGTGCTGGAAGTTCCGCTCCATGCGGAAAGACGCCGAGAAGATGAAGGCCGAGCTCAAAGCCAAGAACCAGGCCGACGGTCCGCAGTTCTTCATGGAGAACGACCCGCGTCTGACCCGCGTCGGGCGGTTCCTCCGCAAGTACAACCTCGACGAGTTCCCGCAGTTCTGGAACGTGCTGGTCGGCGACATGAGCTTCGTCGGCCCGCGCCCCAGCCCGCGCGCCGAAAACCAGTACTGCCCCGCGTGGCGCGAAGCCCGCTTGAGCGTCCGCCCCGGCATCACCGGCTTGTGGCAGGTCAACCGCACCCGCCGCGCCGGAACCGACTTCCAGGAGTGGATCAAGTTCGACATCGAGTACGTCGAACGCCGCAGCTTCTGGCTCGACATCGTCATCATCTGGAAGACCTTCGCGAACGTGTTCTTCAAGATCAGCCGCAAGTAG
- a CDS encoding SGNH/GDSL hydrolase family protein, which translates to MNNPIRLLVRSALLIAVSVFSGGALADTALTPKANDIWVMAGDSITAQRQHSNFIETFYRTRHPELNLQFRNSGIGGNRTGSILARFDYDVAAWKPTIVSIELGMNDVSAGDDPAGYIKGMRDLLKRIRDIKATPVFISSSPVNDGSLPGNWKSDRCRRIDPYTVALKKLAEEEGVAFVDQYHPLLEMWGKNNPQEDAPAPAAAPAANVPPAAGGPAAAKPPVKKPSTGKIPLGGDAVHPGPVGQYTMAATILASLKVDRDVSSATLKADGSVVDARRCKITDAAANNGKLSFTRLDERLPWPVDPKAKTAVDLMPSIADLSQYLLTVKDLPSGKYDVTIEGKPAATVTAEQLAAGWNMSTVFEGAIGERSTKVLGLLSTLQGKLNNDWRAASKEKNVEKLAAAQKAIDELEQQIQAACKPAALKFEIQPVK; encoded by the coding sequence ATGAACAATCCCATCCGGCTTCTCGTGCGATCGGCCCTGCTGATCGCCGTCTCCGTCTTCAGCGGCGGCGCGCTCGCCGATACGGCACTGACGCCCAAGGCCAATGACATCTGGGTCATGGCCGGCGACAGCATCACCGCGCAGCGCCAGCACTCCAACTTCATCGAGACGTTCTATCGCACCCGCCACCCGGAACTGAACCTGCAATTCCGCAATTCCGGCATCGGCGGCAACCGCACCGGCAGCATCCTGGCGCGGTTCGATTACGACGTTGCCGCCTGGAAGCCGACCATCGTCAGCATCGAACTGGGCATGAACGACGTCAGCGCCGGCGACGACCCGGCCGGCTACATCAAGGGCATGCGCGATCTGCTCAAGCGAATCCGCGACATTAAGGCGACGCCGGTCTTCATCTCGTCGAGCCCCGTCAACGACGGCAGCCTGCCCGGCAACTGGAAGAGCGATCGATGCCGCCGTATTGATCCATACACCGTCGCACTCAAGAAGCTGGCCGAAGAGGAAGGCGTGGCGTTCGTTGACCAGTATCACCCGCTGCTGGAGATGTGGGGCAAGAACAACCCGCAGGAAGACGCCCCGGCCCCCGCTGCGGCGCCGGCTGCCAATGTTCCGCCCGCCGCCGGCGGCCCTGCCGCGGCGAAGCCCCCGGTGAAGAAGCCTTCGACCGGCAAGATTCCTCTCGGCGGAGACGCGGTCCATCCCGGCCCGGTCGGTCAGTACACGATGGCAGCCACGATCCTGGCATCGCTGAAGGTCGATCGCGATGTCAGCTCGGCGACGCTGAAGGCCGACGGCTCGGTCGTCGATGCCAGGCGATGCAAGATCACCGACGCCGCCGCCAATAACGGCAAGCTGTCGTTCACACGGCTGGACGAGCGGCTGCCGTGGCCGGTGGACCCCAAGGCAAAAACGGCTGTCGACCTGATGCCGTCGATCGCCGACCTGTCGCAGTACCTGTTGACGGTGAAGGATCTGCCGTCGGGCAAGTACGACGTCACCATCGAAGGCAAACCCGCCGCAACGGTGACGGCCGAGCAACTCGCCGCCGGCTGGAACATGAGCACGGTCTTCGAGGGCGCGATCGGCGAGCGGTCGACGAAGGTCCTTGGCCTGCTTTCAACCCTGCAGGGCAAGTTGAACAACGACTGGCGTGCGGCGAGCAAGGAGAAGAACGTCGAGAAGCTGGCGGCGGCGCAGAAGGCGATCGACGAGCTCGAACAGCAGATTCAGGCCGCGTGTAAGCCGGCGGCGCTGAAGTTCGAGATTCAGCCTGTGAAGTAG
- a CDS encoding Gfo/Idh/MocA family protein — translation MNINENAQLSRRQLGIKVGQFAVASAVAGMIVPAVHAAGDSNVQIALVGCGGRGTGAAMDALKSKGMNPRLVAMADAFSDRLEGSLKRLNGEGSVADKVKITNDRKFIGWDAYKAALDTLRPGDVAIFATPLAFRATHFAYAIEKKLNVFMEKPLSSDGAQSRRLLKLAEEASAKNLKVGVGLMSRHARHLQELNKRITDGAIGDILLMRGYRMHAPVGSMRSTPKPANMSELEFQVRRFHSFLWASGGCFSDFNIHIIDHLSWMKNAWPVKAIGVGGRHVKAADDGTPYIDQNFDSYGIEYTFADGAKMIFDGRYIDKCPTIYHSFIHGTKGSAIASKSGDCGLPASLFKGQTPDDDNLIWRSTDKTHPYQNEWDDLMEAILQDKPYNEVKRGVEASLVTSMGRMAAHTGLEVTFDQMLNSEHEFAPGIDALTKDSPAPVVADAKGMYPQPQPGTKTREY, via the coding sequence ATGAACATCAACGAGAACGCGCAACTTTCCCGCCGGCAACTCGGCATTAAGGTCGGCCAGTTCGCCGTCGCGTCGGCGGTCGCCGGCATGATCGTGCCGGCCGTTCATGCGGCGGGCGACTCCAACGTGCAGATCGCGCTGGTCGGCTGCGGCGGCCGCGGCACCGGCGCGGCGATGGACGCCCTCAAATCCAAGGGCATGAACCCCCGCCTCGTCGCGATGGCCGACGCGTTTTCCGACCGCCTGGAGGGCTCGCTCAAGCGGCTCAATGGCGAAGGCAGCGTCGCCGACAAGGTGAAGATCACCAACGACCGCAAGTTCATCGGCTGGGACGCCTATAAGGCCGCCCTCGACACGCTCCGCCCCGGCGACGTGGCGATCTTCGCGACGCCGCTGGCGTTCCGCGCCACGCACTTCGCCTATGCGATCGAGAAGAAGCTCAACGTGTTCATGGAAAAGCCGCTGTCGTCGGACGGCGCCCAGAGCCGCCGGCTGCTGAAACTCGCCGAGGAAGCCTCGGCCAAGAACCTGAAGGTCGGCGTCGGCCTGATGTCGCGCCACGCCCGGCACCTCCAGGAACTGAACAAGCGGATCACCGACGGCGCGATCGGCGACATCCTGCTCATGCGCGGCTACCGCATGCACGCACCGGTCGGCTCGATGCGCTCCACCCCCAAACCCGCCAACATGAGCGAGCTGGAGTTCCAGGTCCGCCGGTTCCACAGCTTCCTGTGGGCCAGCGGCGGATGCTTCAGCGACTTTAACATTCACATCATCGACCACCTGAGCTGGATGAAGAACGCCTGGCCGGTCAAGGCGATCGGCGTCGGCGGGCGGCACGTCAAGGCGGCCGACGACGGCACGCCGTACATCGACCAGAACTTTGACTCCTACGGCATCGAATACACCTTCGCCGATGGCGCGAAGATGATTTTCGACGGGCGGTATATCGACAAGTGCCCGACGATCTACCACAGCTTTATCCACGGCACGAAGGGATCGGCGATCGCCAGCAAGAGCGGCGACTGCGGCCTGCCGGCCAGCCTCTTCAAGGGCCAGACGCCGGACGATGACAACCTCATCTGGCGATCGACCGACAAGACCCACCCGTACCAGAACGAATGGGACGACCTGATGGAGGCGATCCTTCAGGACAAGCCGTACAACGAGGTGAAGCGCGGCGTCGAGGCGAGCCTGGTCACCAGCATGGGCCGCATGGCGGCGCACACCGGACTGGAAGTGACGTTCGACCAGATGCTCAATTCCGAGCACGAGTTCGCCCCGGGTATCGACGCCCTGACCAAGGATTCGCCGGCCCCGGTGGTCGCCGACGCCAAGGGCATGTACCCGCAGCCCCAGCCGGGCACGAAGACGCGGGAGTATTGA
- a CDS encoding sulfatase family protein translates to MNGLHPIGTQTLPRFALLLGFVVCLAASARAADAPPNILLIYSDDHGWADLGAQGVNGDIRTPNLDQFAKDGVRFARGYVTAPQCVPSRAGVLTGRYQQRFGVEDNNKGPLPLAEVTIAERLKAAGYISGQVGKWHLDHGGEKGAGEKGAAGKAAGMLREHMPHGQGFDEYFRGERGQYYASHDLKGQPLADAPQLITDNRFRVVVQTDAAISFLDRRSAKPQQPWFLYLAWFAPHVPLESAEPWFSKTPERLPLVRRQALSMIAGMDDGLGRIRRKLAEMGVEKNTLIFFIGDNGAPLKTGAWNGSVNLPLIGEKGMLTDGGIRTPFVAAWPGKLAAGQVYEHPVSSLDVAATAAALAGLPKDDKLDGVNLIPYLTGQNKAAPHEALYWRWRSQAAVLEMPWKLVALGPTERYLFDVTQPDGETKNLLKDKPEVASRLEAKLKAWSAGLNPPGLPTEVHPQDQFFFEDHRLSPKPAGAAVPTAKPADDWLCRNGTLAVRDGAMSITPDTNAAKNARVFIAKAGLEVPGPVTMKLLARAKRGGASNVTWRLNGQKDFLPEQSASFDWPAGDQWREVKVELPASGKLIHLRITPDKDASGLEIRSIELVGKDGARKIWSFGPANPAE, encoded by the coding sequence ATGAACGGACTTCACCCCATCGGAACGCAAACCCTGCCCCGCTTCGCCCTGCTGCTGGGGTTCGTCGTATGTCTGGCCGCGTCGGCCCGGGCGGCCGATGCGCCGCCCAATATCTTGCTCATCTATTCCGACGACCACGGCTGGGCCGATCTGGGTGCCCAGGGCGTCAACGGTGACATCCGCACGCCGAATCTCGATCAGTTCGCCAAAGACGGCGTCCGGTTCGCCCGCGGGTATGTGACCGCACCGCAGTGCGTGCCGTCGCGGGCGGGCGTTTTGACGGGGCGATACCAGCAGCGGTTTGGTGTCGAGGACAACAACAAGGGGCCGCTTCCACTGGCAGAGGTGACGATCGCCGAGCGGCTCAAGGCGGCGGGTTACATCAGTGGCCAGGTCGGCAAGTGGCACCTGGATCATGGTGGTGAAAAAGGTGCCGGCGAGAAGGGAGCCGCCGGCAAAGCTGCCGGCATGCTTCGCGAGCACATGCCGCACGGCCAGGGGTTTGACGAATACTTCCGTGGCGAACGCGGCCAGTACTACGCCTCGCACGATCTCAAGGGACAGCCGCTGGCCGATGCGCCGCAGTTGATCACCGACAACCGGTTTCGGGTGGTCGTGCAGACGGACGCGGCGATCTCGTTTCTGGATCGCCGGTCGGCCAAGCCGCAGCAGCCGTGGTTTCTTTACCTGGCGTGGTTCGCGCCGCACGTTCCGCTGGAGTCGGCCGAGCCCTGGTTCAGCAAAACGCCGGAAAGGCTGCCGCTGGTGCGGCGGCAGGCACTGTCGATGATCGCCGGGATGGATGACGGCCTGGGCCGTATTCGCCGAAAGCTTGCCGAGATGGGCGTGGAAAAGAATACGCTGATCTTTTTCATCGGGGATAACGGCGCGCCGCTCAAAACCGGGGCGTGGAACGGATCGGTGAACCTTCCGCTGATCGGGGAGAAGGGCATGCTGACCGACGGCGGCATCCGTACGCCATTTGTCGCGGCGTGGCCGGGCAAGCTCGCGGCCGGACAGGTGTATGAGCACCCCGTCAGCAGCCTGGATGTCGCCGCCACCGCGGCAGCGCTCGCGGGGCTACCGAAGGACGACAAGCTGGACGGCGTCAACCTGATTCCGTACCTGACCGGGCAGAACAAAGCCGCGCCGCACGAGGCGCTGTATTGGCGCTGGCGCTCCCAAGCCGCCGTGCTCGAGATGCCATGGAAGCTGGTCGCACTGGGTCCGACCGAGCGGTATCTCTTTGACGTCACTCAGCCGGATGGCGAAACGAAGAACCTGCTGAAGGACAAACCCGAGGTCGCTTCGCGACTGGAGGCCAAGCTTAAAGCTTGGAGCGCCGGTTTGAATCCGCCGGGCCTTCCGACCGAGGTTCATCCGCAGGATCAGTTCTTTTTCGAAGACCACCGGCTTTCTCCCAAGCCCGCCGGTGCAGCCGTACCGACTGCCAAACCCGCCGACGACTGGCTGTGCCGCAACGGCACCCTTGCCGTTCGCGACGGGGCGATGTCGATCACGCCCGATACGAACGCCGCCAAGAACGCCCGCGTGTTCATCGCCAAGGCAGGCCTGGAAGTTCCCGGCCCGGTGACGATGAAACTGCTCGCCCGCGCCAAGCGAGGCGGCGCCAGCAATGTCACCTGGCGTCTGAACGGCCAGAAGGATTTCCTTCCGGAGCAGTCGGCGTCGTTCGACTGGCCGGCCGGCGACCAGTGGCGGGAGGTCAAGGTGGAGTTGCCCGCTTCGGGCAAGCTGATCCACCTGCGCATCACCCCAGACAAAGACGCGAGCGGCCTGGAGATCCGGTCGATCGAGTTGGTCGGCAAAGACGGCGCGCGTAAGATCTGGTCGTTCGGACCGGCGAACCCCGCCGAATGA
- a CDS encoding tetratricopeptide repeat protein, whose translation MSLRAKTKRRLLLLIGVCLLAGAAAFWIFRNPGMANAAQTAELRRSAMADYAKKDYLTAMPKLSQYLSEIKINQKEPSDEELEALFAFGDCRSRITMPRQQHLREANQAFERYLSYRPNDAAAQLAHLKVLSKTPQFNDAKSLAERILERDPKHVEALFIRAYSIYRLPKPKLDDVESAITDLLKVDPGHVNGLLLSQQIQLQRGASPRQLIDRIEPLARADDKDPRFELVAAETYHMLALSDAGKADPVMRAEWDKKGREWLLKVVELPPTNAEFAIMVGSSLDRVMMVSRTLRYLMTAVDAARPDDENQERLRESLIRRLWQNNVYAEVIQRTQGLDPADNHTDADLLAYRAITLTAQAASPSAGEDRTRLLNEADAITRALRARTASHEAQAWAILLKLDSGEPKAASEVVRRCLEAREKNPDNAVVAVRLADAYAQQGETEAAVQMWTWAARMSPDWGYPYARIAALRFEEGRLEEAERLADRARLLAPTNRQFVALLAQTRYAAIPKNANPATLATQLEDIERVQSAYPFESGTLPLQVTLLARIKGLDAAKARLAEALAAKPPLSVETLLRLRTTSDTEKLAMDEQIIAAIGTRDGAALPMAAHQARKLLTDGKAAEGLKALTDARKAAGGETDPRWLLAIAAYQEEAADPRAPQAWAELAARTPDDLYYQTQILRSQTRYRDRDLWRVTIDRVRTLTGDEGTLWKLERARWLLAGTESDKDRSEAIALLTELTQRNRDSAEARRLLGLALAGDRKFSRAAEELAGALQMAPSRGDIGLELIDALRKAGDLAGARTRIREVAAIPSLTPAQRLRIAAAHEDLGQQPEAIKVLQSLPEGGERDARLGSLFRANGQLDEAILAYKRVLNDVTANPEHIFAGADFFAATGDLKQSQYFLDRLQTMPQSRATTEMLLGQFAEKYDRADDALVHLKKATELEPKNPLAWKALGGFSLRSRKYDAAMSAVDAGLAVAPADPDLTALKPLITTVRKLFDVEPVRLLVDFLSRQPTHPAANATLKVLAEGQAALMVTPQEKQSAVALATMQKLATLAEEYRDFWPLQERVIHFYLTQKRPDKAAELAERGTALSPALADPPRLASECYMRLGRWDKVAEAATIWRQRAAGDPMPADLMIAGAMLAKRQPAVASRALEPHVLARPLPATYSEKSPLDVRVLTLYQTYGRALIEQGRAAEAAERLAPLLKLNDDCRSIWLSLAVTFKDEKSAQEWIDRGAAAFPALPTIVDQLSLAEACLAAGRPTGSAELLGRAAKVLQPLATAPKPLPEALRLAALTAHFQGDYIRSEQFWRALRKTQNSPEVANNLAYVLLLSGRSQVLAEAHQLAVEATTADPENPVYLGTLARSHARQGARAAAIEAFRKVLARDSQNVESMLGLAEQIAGSTPAERSEARKLLSEARTIMATNPQMSDPELKRQADSLGALVEPGGSR comes from the coding sequence ATGAGCCTTCGAGCCAAGACCAAACGCCGTCTCCTGCTGCTTATCGGGGTTTGCCTGCTGGCGGGAGCGGCGGCATTCTGGATCTTCCGCAATCCCGGCATGGCAAACGCCGCCCAGACCGCCGAACTGCGCCGTTCCGCGATGGCCGACTATGCGAAGAAGGACTACCTGACGGCGATGCCAAAGCTCAGTCAGTACCTGTCCGAGATCAAGATCAACCAGAAGGAGCCATCGGACGAAGAGCTCGAGGCGTTGTTCGCATTCGGGGACTGCCGGAGCCGGATCACCATGCCCCGGCAACAGCATTTGCGGGAGGCGAACCAGGCCTTTGAGCGATACCTCAGCTACCGCCCCAACGACGCGGCGGCGCAACTGGCCCACCTGAAGGTCCTGAGCAAGACGCCACAATTCAACGACGCCAAGAGCCTGGCCGAACGCATCCTGGAACGCGACCCGAAACACGTCGAAGCACTGTTCATTCGGGCGTACAGCATCTATCGCCTGCCCAAGCCCAAGCTCGACGATGTCGAAAGCGCTATCACCGACCTGCTGAAGGTTGACCCCGGTCATGTGAACGGCTTGCTGCTGTCGCAGCAGATCCAGTTGCAGCGCGGCGCTTCTCCTAGGCAACTGATCGATCGGATCGAGCCGCTCGCCCGGGCCGACGACAAGGACCCGAGATTCGAGCTGGTCGCCGCCGAAACCTATCACATGCTCGCGCTGAGCGACGCCGGCAAGGCTGACCCCGTCATGCGGGCCGAGTGGGACAAGAAGGGCCGGGAGTGGCTCCTGAAGGTGGTGGAACTGCCGCCGACGAACGCCGAGTTCGCGATTATGGTCGGCTCGTCGCTCGACCGGGTGATGATGGTCTCGCGGACGCTGCGCTATCTCATGACGGCGGTCGACGCGGCCCGCCCTGACGACGAGAACCAGGAACGGCTCCGCGAGTCGCTGATCCGCCGGCTCTGGCAGAACAACGTCTACGCCGAGGTCATCCAGCGGACCCAGGGCCTGGACCCGGCCGACAACCACACCGATGCCGACCTGCTGGCGTATCGGGCGATCACGCTGACGGCGCAGGCGGCGTCGCCGTCGGCGGGCGAAGACCGCACCCGGCTGCTGAACGAAGCCGATGCGATCACCCGCGCCCTTCGCGCCCGGACCGCCAGCCACGAGGCCCAGGCCTGGGCAATCCTGCTGAAGCTCGACAGTGGCGAGCCCAAGGCCGCGTCCGAAGTTGTCCGCCGTTGCCTGGAAGCCCGCGAAAAGAACCCAGACAACGCCGTCGTCGCCGTCCGCCTGGCCGACGCCTACGCGCAGCAGGGGGAAACCGAAGCCGCCGTGCAGATGTGGACCTGGGCCGCCCGGATGTCGCCGGACTGGGGCTACCCTTACGCCCGCATCGCGGCGCTGCGGTTCGAAGAAGGACGGCTCGAAGAGGCCGAGCGGCTGGCCGACCGGGCGCGGCTGCTCGCGCCGACGAACCGTCAGTTCGTCGCGCTGCTGGCGCAGACGCGGTACGCGGCAATCCCGAAGAATGCGAACCCGGCCACGCTCGCGACACAGTTGGAGGACATCGAACGCGTGCAGAGCGCGTATCCGTTCGAGTCCGGCACGCTTCCGCTTCAGGTGACGCTGCTGGCCCGCATCAAGGGACTCGACGCGGCAAAGGCTCGCCTGGCCGAGGCGCTGGCGGCGAAGCCGCCGCTGTCGGTCGAGACGCTCCTGCGGCTCAGGACCACCAGCGACACCGAGAAGCTCGCGATGGACGAGCAGATCATCGCGGCGATCGGCACCCGCGACGGCGCCGCCCTGCCGATGGCCGCGCACCAGGCCCGAAAACTGCTGACTGATGGCAAGGCCGCCGAGGGGCTCAAGGCCCTGACCGACGCCCGCAAAGCCGCCGGCGGCGAGACCGACCCGCGCTGGCTGCTGGCGATCGCCGCCTACCAGGAAGAGGCCGCCGACCCGCGGGCCCCGCAGGCTTGGGCCGAACTCGCCGCCCGCACCCCCGACGACCTGTACTACCAGACGCAGATCCTCCGATCTCAGACCCGCTACCGCGATCGCGATCTCTGGCGGGTGACCATCGACCGTGTCCGAACCCTGACCGGCGACGAAGGCACGCTCTGGAAGCTCGAACGCGCCCGCTGGCTGCTTGCCGGCACCGAATCCGACAAGGACCGCTCTGAAGCGATCGCACTGCTCACCGAGCTCACCCAGCGCAACCGCGACTCGGCGGAGGCCCGTCGTCTCCTGGGGTTGGCGTTGGCCGGCGACCGCAAGTTCTCCCGCGCCGCCGAAGAACTTGCCGGCGCACTGCAGATGGCCCCCTCGCGCGGCGACATCGGCCTGGAACTGATCGACGCGCTGCGTAAGGCCGGCGATCTGGCCGGTGCGCGGACGCGCATCCGCGAAGTCGCCGCGATCCCGTCGCTTACCCCGGCCCAGCGCCTGCGCATCGCCGCCGCCCACGAAGACCTCGGCCAGCAGCCCGAGGCAATCAAGGTGCTGCAGTCGTTGCCCGAAGGCGGCGAGCGCGACGCCCGGCTCGGCTCGTTGTTCCGCGCAAACGGTCAACTGGACGAAGCGATCCTCGCTTACAAGCGCGTGCTCAATGACGTGACGGCCAACCCGGAGCACATCTTCGCCGGCGCCGATTTCTTCGCCGCCACCGGTGATTTGAAGCAGTCGCAGTACTTCCTGGATCGGCTCCAGACGATGCCGCAGTCGCGTGCGACGACGGAGATGCTGCTCGGCCAATTCGCCGAGAAGTACGACCGCGCCGACGACGCACTGGTCCACCTGAAGAAAGCGACCGAGCTGGAACCGAAGAATCCGCTGGCATGGAAGGCGCTGGGCGGGTTTTCGCTGCGGTCGCGGAAGTATGACGCGGCGATGTCGGCGGTCGATGCGGGCCTTGCTGTCGCCCCGGCAGACCCCGATCTGACGGCGCTCAAGCCGCTGATCACGACCGTGCGCAAGCTGTTTGACGTCGAACCGGTCCGGCTGCTGGTGGACTTTCTCAGCCGCCAGCCCACCCACCCCGCCGCCAACGCCACGCTCAAAGTGCTCGCCGAAGGACAGGCGGCACTGATGGTGACACCTCAGGAGAAGCAGTCCGCCGTCGCCCTGGCGACAATGCAGAAGCTCGCTACGCTCGCCGAGGAGTACCGGGACTTCTGGCCGCTCCAGGAACGCGTGATCCACTTCTATCTCACGCAGAAGCGTCCGGACAAGGCGGCGGAACTCGCCGAGCGCGGGACCGCGCTCTCCCCTGCCCTGGCCGATCCGCCTCGACTTGCGTCCGAGTGCTACATGCGGCTGGGCCGCTGGGACAAGGTGGCCGAGGCCGCGACCATCTGGCGGCAGCGGGCGGCGGGCGACCCGATGCCCGCCGACCTGATGATCGCCGGCGCGATGCTCGCCAAGCGCCAGCCCGCCGTCGCGTCGCGTGCGCTCGAGCCGCACGTCCTTGCGCGTCCCCTGCCGGCAACCTACTCGGAGAAGTCTCCGCTGGACGTCCGCGTGCTGACGCTCTACCAGACCTACGGGCGAGCCCTGATCGAACAGGGCCGCGCCGCCGAAGCCGCCGAACGCCTGGCGCCGCTCCTTAAGCTCAACGACGACTGCCGCAGCATCTGGCTTTCCCTGGCCGTCACGTTCAAGGACGAAAAGTCGGCACAGGAATGGATCGACCGGGGCGCTGCGGCGTTCCCGGCGCTGCCGACGATCGTCGATCAGCTCTCCCTCGCCGAGGCGTGCCTCGCCGCCGGCCGGCCGACCGGATCGGCCGAACTGCTCGGCCGCGCCGCCAAGGTGCTGCAACCGCTGGCTACGGCTCCCAAGCCGCTGCCCGAGGCGCTGCGACTGGCCGCGTTGACCGCACACTTTCAAGGGGACTACATTCGTTCCGAACAGTTCTGGCGTGCGCTGCGAAAAACTCAGAACTCGCCGGAAGTAGCGAACAACCTCGCGTATGTGCTGCTCCTGTCGGGCCGGTCGCAGGTGCTTGCCGAGGCGCACCAGCTGGCTGTCGAAGCAACCACCGCCGACCCGGAGAATCCGGTGTACCTCGGTACGCTCGCCCGTTCGCACGCACGTCAGGGGGCTCGGGCGGCGGCGATCGAGGCATTCCGAAAGGTCCTGGCGCGCGACAGCCAGAATGTCGAATCGATGCTCGGCCTGGCCGAGCAGATTGCCGGCTCGACGCCGGCCGAGCGTTCGGAAGCGCGGAAGTTGTTGAGCGAGGCGAGGACGATCATGGCGACGAACCCGCAAATGTCCGACCCCGAACTCAAGCGGCAGGCCGACAGTCTTGGGGCGCTGGTCGAGCCTGGCGGCAGTCGCTGA